The following coding sequences are from one Selenomonas sputigena ATCC 35185 window:
- a CDS encoding serine hydrolase, with product MVKKRTQKSGKAGERAELQRKLDRLHADKKTPKKSSPWLKKAMLCTALLILVQTALCLGVAEYMWQKQNPDKPSPFLVALLDGSDAAQKELQEHWQSLTSAVRAKQRGGEAEAAERSVQQDSSAAAKSAPPVPKLAERNSDQEALRADFSAILAPKSPDCSVFLLRPREEKEPLLYQSHAMQPASMIKLFILAYAMQQAKDGTLSLAEPLSITEANIVGGAGQLNWYDRGKQLTIEQLLERMITDSDNTATNILIDRLGIENIDGYIRQKGYADTRLQHKMMLSNQGRPNLSSVKDIGTLLSLIYRGECVDYEHDKKMLQILSRQKDKDCLPSALPAFLVANKTGEITGVYADGGIAWSDAGDLILVVMDENCRDRQETIALFQRIAQRAAASL from the coding sequence GTGGTAAAGAAGCGCACGCAAAAATCGGGAAAAGCCGGCGAACGTGCAGAACTGCAAAGGAAGCTCGATCGTCTCCACGCGGATAAAAAGACGCCGAAGAAATCCTCCCCGTGGCTGAAAAAAGCGATGCTCTGCACTGCCCTGCTCATCCTCGTGCAAACTGCCCTCTGCCTCGGCGTCGCCGAATACATGTGGCAGAAGCAGAACCCGGACAAGCCCTCGCCGTTCCTCGTCGCCCTTCTCGATGGCAGCGACGCCGCGCAAAAAGAACTGCAAGAGCATTGGCAGAGCCTTACGAGCGCCGTGCGCGCCAAGCAAAGGGGCGGCGAGGCAGAGGCGGCGGAACGCAGCGTGCAGCAGGATTCTTCGGCTGCAGCTAAGAGCGCACCGCCTGTGCCGAAGCTCGCCGAACGCAACAGCGACCAGGAAGCGCTGCGTGCCGACTTCTCCGCCATCCTCGCCCCAAAATCTCCCGACTGCTCCGTCTTCCTGCTGCGTCCGCGCGAAGAAAAAGAGCCGCTTCTCTACCAGTCGCATGCCATGCAGCCTGCGAGCATGATCAAGCTCTTCATTCTCGCCTACGCCATGCAGCAAGCGAAAGACGGAACACTCTCCCTTGCCGAACCGCTCTCCATCACCGAGGCGAACATCGTCGGCGGCGCGGGGCAGCTCAACTGGTACGACAGGGGCAAGCAGCTCACGATCGAGCAGCTCTTAGAGCGCATGATCACGGACAGCGACAATACTGCGACGAACATCCTTATCGACCGCCTCGGCATCGAGAACATCGACGGCTACATCCGCCAGAAAGGATACGCAGACACGCGCCTGCAGCACAAGATGATGCTCTCCAACCAAGGCCGGCCGAACCTCTCCAGCGTCAAGGACATCGGCACGCTTCTTTCGCTCATCTACCGCGGCGAATGCGTCGACTACGAGCACGACAAAAAGATGCTGCAGATCCTCTCGCGCCAGAAGGACAAGGACTGTCTGCCGTCGGCGCTCCCCGCCTTCCTCGTCGCGAACAAGACGGGCGAGATCACAGGCGTCTACGCCGACGGCGGCATCGCGTGGAGCGACGCGGGCGACCTGATTCTCGTCGTCATGGACGAGAACTGCCGCGACCGCCAAGAGACGATCGCGCTCTTTCAACGAATCGCCCAAAGAGCTGCCGCCTCGCTCTGA
- a CDS encoding polysaccharide deacetylase family protein produces the protein MQKNTENTSGKNFLQNRHAKMFVLIACLMIACIAGWRIAWSELHTEDNAAEPSTAQTTDSGAPAADPAKKTPPSGNYVVVSDDFSNLQITDAQTPVYDIYTLAERREKGLPTEMPDLIPYTMPNVAYLTFDDGPDAKNTPAILDILKERGIHATFYVIGSMAEAHPDVLKRIFAEGHAIGNHSYSHRYDILYPNKENFLEEIVHTDEVIYNILGVRPLIVRAPGGAASMFKPGYSAMLKENGYVNHDWNVSSEDATGNNVSVQKILGSISYTCANRPKDRGAIVLMHSKDGKETTVEALPAIIDMLQGAGFTFGVMTPRTAQPW, from the coding sequence TTGCAAAAGAACACGGAAAACACCAGCGGCAAGAACTTCCTGCAGAACCGCCACGCGAAGATGTTCGTGCTCATCGCTTGCCTCATGATCGCCTGCATCGCAGGCTGGCGCATCGCATGGAGCGAACTTCATACGGAAGACAACGCTGCGGAACCCTCGACGGCACAGACAACGGACAGCGGCGCTCCCGCGGCCGACCCTGCGAAAAAGACGCCGCCGAGCGGCAACTACGTCGTCGTCAGTGACGACTTCAGCAACCTCCAGATCACCGATGCGCAGACGCCCGTCTACGACATCTATACGCTCGCCGAACGCCGCGAAAAAGGCCTTCCCACCGAGATGCCGGATCTCATCCCCTATACGATGCCGAATGTCGCCTACCTGACCTTTGACGACGGCCCCGACGCGAAGAACACGCCCGCCATCCTCGACATCCTGAAGGAGCGCGGCATACACGCCACCTTCTATGTCATCGGCAGCATGGCAGAAGCGCACCCCGACGTCCTCAAGCGCATCTTCGCCGAAGGCCATGCCATCGGCAACCACAGCTACAGCCACCGCTACGACATCCTCTATCCGAACAAGGAAAACTTCCTCGAAGAGATTGTCCACACCGATGAAGTGATCTACAACATTCTCGGCGTGCGTCCGCTCATCGTCCGCGCCCCGGGCGGCGCCGCCAGCATGTTCAAGCCCGGCTACAGTGCCATGCTCAAGGAAAACGGCTATGTGAACCACGACTGGAACGTCAGCAGCGAAGATGCGACGGGCAACAACGTCAGCGTGCAGAAAATCCTCGGCTCGATCAGCTACACCTGCGCCAACCGTCCCAAGGATCGCGGCGCCATCGTCCTCATGCACAGCAAGGACGGCAAGGAAACGACGGTCGAGGCGCTGCCCGCCATCATCGACATGCTGCAGGGCGCAGGCTTCACCTTCGGCGTCATGACGCCGCGGACGGCGCAGCCGTGGTAA
- the hisC gene encoding histidinol-phosphate transaminase yields the protein MSLYDNIRRVTPYVPGEQPAGKVIKLNTNECPYAPSPRVAEAIAVCDAGRLRLYPEPDCHTLKESIAAHYAVKPDEVFVGVGSDDVLALAFLTFFAGEKPVLFPDITYSFYDVWAELYAIPYETVPLAADFTLRPEDYARENGGVIFANPNAPTGLALPLSGVEEILAKNPESVVIVDEAYVDFGAETALPLLKKYENLVVVRTMSKSRALAGMRIGYAFAAKRLIRAMEDVKASINSYTMTTLSLAAGKAAIEDEDYFQQTLGKIIKTREETKASLQKLGFSVTESKTNFLFARNPNIPAQTLFETLRKRGIYVRYFKKPRIDEHLRITIGTDEDMKQLLEELRCLSKR from the coding sequence ATGAGCCTGTACGATAACATCCGCCGCGTCACCCCCTACGTCCCCGGCGAGCAGCCTGCGGGCAAGGTCATCAAACTGAACACGAACGAATGCCCCTACGCGCCCTCGCCGCGCGTCGCCGAAGCCATCGCCGTCTGCGACGCCGGCCGCCTGCGCCTCTACCCCGAGCCGGACTGCCACACTTTGAAGGAATCGATCGCCGCGCATTACGCGGTCAAGCCGGACGAAGTCTTCGTCGGCGTCGGCTCCGACGACGTGCTCGCGCTCGCCTTCCTCACGTTCTTTGCCGGGGAAAAGCCCGTGCTTTTCCCCGACATCACCTACTCCTTCTACGATGTCTGGGCCGAGCTTTACGCCATCCCCTACGAGACCGTGCCGCTCGCCGCAGACTTCACGCTCCGCCCCGAAGACTACGCGCGTGAAAACGGCGGCGTCATCTTCGCGAACCCCAACGCGCCGACGGGACTCGCGCTTCCCCTCTCAGGCGTTGAAGAAATCCTCGCGAAGAATCCCGAATCCGTCGTCATCGTCGATGAAGCCTACGTCGATTTCGGCGCAGAAACAGCGCTCCCGCTGCTCAAAAAATACGAGAACCTCGTCGTCGTGCGCACGATGTCGAAGTCGCGCGCTCTCGCCGGCATGCGCATCGGCTACGCCTTCGCAGCAAAGCGGCTCATCCGTGCCATGGAGGACGTCAAGGCGTCGATCAACTCCTACACGATGACGACGCTCTCTCTCGCCGCAGGAAAAGCCGCCATCGAGGACGAAGACTACTTTCAGCAAACGCTTGGAAAAATCATCAAGACGCGCGAGGAAACGAAGGCGTCTCTTCAAAAGCTTGGCTTTTCCGTCACGGAATCGAAGACGAACTTCCTCTTCGCGCGAAATCCCAACATCCCGGCACAAACGCTCTTCGAAACCTTGCGAAAGCGCGGCATCTATGTGCGCTACTTCAAGAAACCGCGCATCGACGAACACCTGCGCATCACCATCGGCACGGACGAGGACATGAAGCAGCTTCTCGAAGAACTCCGCTGCCTCAGCAAAAGATGA
- a CDS encoding lactate utilization protein encodes MTEDGKVREKERIERTLEAFRRNRYDVSLFQTKEEAADYLAREIAGKRVGFGDSETLRALRLYEKLSVKNEVIDPARSGHIGGLEAFLGAGREALMTDVFLLSANAITEAGQIVNMDGAGNRIAGSLFGHEKTYFVCGVNKLVKDVEAAIERIHAIAAPQNAARKKKRTPCAAKGDRCYDCTSPERICNALTIHYKKMSYRPMELVLIEECLGL; translated from the coding sequence ATGACGGAAGATGGAAAAGTGCGTGAAAAGGAGCGCATCGAGCGCACGCTTGAAGCGTTTCGCCGCAATCGTTACGACGTATCGCTGTTTCAGACGAAGGAGGAGGCGGCGGACTACCTCGCGCGGGAGATCGCAGGAAAGCGCGTGGGCTTCGGCGACTCGGAGACGCTGCGAGCGCTGAGGCTCTACGAGAAGCTCAGCGTGAAAAACGAGGTCATAGATCCTGCGAGGAGCGGTCACATCGGCGGTTTGGAGGCTTTCCTCGGGGCAGGCAGGGAGGCGCTGATGACCGATGTCTTCCTATTGTCGGCGAACGCCATCACGGAGGCGGGGCAGATCGTCAACATGGACGGCGCGGGAAACCGCATCGCAGGTTCTCTCTTTGGTCATGAGAAGACGTATTTCGTCTGCGGCGTGAACAAGCTCGTCAAGGATGTGGAGGCGGCAATCGAGCGCATCCACGCCATTGCCGCGCCGCAAAATGCAGCGAGGAAGAAAAAGCGCACGCCGTGCGCTGCAAAGGGCGACAGGTGCTACGACTGTACAAGCCCCGAGCGCATCTGCAACGCACTGACAATCCACTACAAGAAGATGAGCTATCGCCCGATGGAACTGGTTTTGATTGAGGAGTGTTTGGGGCTGTAG
- a CDS encoding glycoside hydrolase family 3 protein, producing MTKNRANRKTSLVPLLLCLIIFCTSLLLAGCLARSDDAASKDSAASHTQKGLSPDEKAAAIVQKMSDAEKVGQLLMIGIQGAELDADSRFMLSEYHIGGVILFDRNMKSQEQVRALNDSLQKNASDAGLPLFLAIDEEGGAVARMKEAFLPPPAAAEIGRTGDPQAAYRYAADTAHGLKAMGFNLNFAPVADLGATYGRSYADDAATATKFVAAALEGHADAGLLATLKHFPGLGRGESDTHEDTVTVRADRATLEASDLVPFREMITKRNAAKNAKGASGWFVMATHTMYPALDAKNPASLSPAILQGLLREELSYDGVIVTDDLEMGAISRHYGFDRAGVEAILAGADLVLVCHDYAHETAVYNGLLKAVKSGEISKDRLDASVRRIVKAKIEYLE from the coding sequence ATGACGAAAAATCGCGCGAACCGCAAAACCTCCCTCGTTCCTCTACTCCTCTGTCTGATCATCTTCTGCACCAGCCTGCTCCTCGCGGGCTGCCTTGCGCGCTCTGACGATGCCGCCTCGAAAGATTCCGCTGCGAGCCATACGCAAAAAGGCCTCTCGCCCGATGAAAAAGCGGCCGCCATTGTACAGAAGATGAGCGACGCCGAGAAGGTCGGGCAGCTCCTCATGATCGGCATACAGGGAGCGGAGCTCGATGCGGACAGCCGCTTCATGCTTTCGGAGTATCATATCGGCGGCGTCATCCTCTTTGACCGCAATATGAAGAGTCAAGAGCAGGTGCGTGCGCTGAACGATTCCCTGCAGAAAAATGCCTCGGATGCAGGACTGCCGCTTTTCTTGGCCATCGACGAGGAAGGCGGCGCCGTCGCTCGCATGAAGGAGGCATTCCTGCCGCCGCCCGCCGCCGCAGAAATCGGCCGCACGGGCGACCCCCAGGCGGCATACCGTTATGCCGCCGACACGGCGCACGGACTCAAGGCGATGGGATTCAACCTGAACTTCGCCCCCGTCGCCGACCTCGGTGCGACCTATGGGCGCTCCTATGCCGACGATGCCGCCACCGCGACAAAGTTTGTCGCCGCCGCCCTCGAAGGCCACGCGGACGCCGGGCTTCTCGCGACGCTCAAGCACTTCCCCGGTCTCGGACGCGGCGAGAGCGACACGCATGAAGACACGGTCACCGTGCGCGCCGACCGCGCTACCCTCGAAGCGAGCGACCTCGTGCCGTTTCGCGAGATGATTACTAAAAGGAACGCTGCAAAGAATGCGAAAGGCGCTAGCGGCTGGTTCGTCATGGCAACGCACACGATGTACCCGGCGCTCGATGCCAAGAATCCTGCCAGCCTTTCGCCCGCCATCCTGCAGGGCCTCCTCCGAGAAGAGCTCTCCTACGACGGCGTCATCGTGACCGACGACCTTGAAATGGGCGCAATCTCACGCCACTACGGCTTCGATCGCGCGGGCGTCGAAGCGATCCTGGCGGGAGCAGACCTCGTGCTCGTCTGCCACGACTACGCGCACGAAACCGCCGTCTACAACGGCCTCCTGAAAGCCGTGAAAAGCGGCGAGATCTCCAAAGACCGCCTCGACGCTTCCGTCCGGCGCATCGTCAAGGCAAAGATCGAATATCTCGAATAG